One genomic region from Athalia rosae chromosome 3, iyAthRosa1.1, whole genome shotgun sequence encodes:
- the LOC105686809 gene encoding lysosomal acid glucosylceramidase-like, giving the protein MREINMRRYLLLVILWICEATTSSPCIHRDFGNGGTVCVCNATYCDTNPEVAVPEIGKFVQYTSSKDGLRLSVTQGAFTDKSDKADQIIEVNPQTTYQSIYGFGGAFTDAAGINIKTLSPGAQENLLRSYFTKEGSNYNLGRLPIGGCDFSTRKYTYDDVANDLRLEHFNLAEEDLVYKIPFMQKALKMNPELNFLAAAWSAPPWMKTNNDYTGFGFLRKEFYQLYADYHMKFLDVYKSYGLEMWAISTGNEPSNGIIPLNGFNSLGWTPNQMGKWIAENLGPTLRNTEHNKTKILALDDQRFSLPWYVNLVFANKVAKDYTDGIAIHWYWDSLPAWVVDRMHIDHPEKFIIMTEASVGDKPWNFKKVVLGSWKRGEQYIEDIIENLEHWVTGWVDWNLALDEKGGPNWKKNFVDSAIIIKADNDEFYKQPMYYAIAHFSKFIPRNSLRIDTTKSSKYIKTVGFRTPDNNSVLVLYNTRSKKRSVSIRDPERGNIYLSLPPKSIHTIVYK; this is encoded by the exons ATGAGGGAGATCAACATGCGACGATACCTCCTCCTCGTTATCCTCTGGATATGCGAAG CTACAACATCCAGTCCTTGCATACATCGAGATTTCGGAAATGGTGGAACAGTCTGCGTCTGCAATGCAACTTACTGCGATACGAACCCGGAAGTTGCAGTTCCGGAGATCGGCAAATTTGTACAATACACTTCTAGCAAAGATGGTTTGAGACTAAGCGTTACGCAAGGTGCTTTTACCGATAAATCGGACAAGGCTGACCAAATTATTGAAGTTAATCCCCAAACAACTTATCAAAGTATATATGGATTCGGAGGAGCATTCACGGATGCTGCGGGTATTAATATTAAGACCCTCAGTCCAGGTGCACAGGAAAATCTGTTGAG ATCATATTTCACTAAAGAAGGTAGCAACTATAATCTGGGGCGACTACCGATAGGCGGTTGTGATTTTTCTACCAGGAAGTACACTTACGACGACGTTGCAAATGATCTACGGCTTGAACACTTCAATCTCGCCGAAGAAGACCTTGTCTACAAAATTCCTTTCATGCAAAAAGCTCTGAAAATGAATCCTGAACTCAACTTTTTAGCAGCTGCTTGGAGCGCTCCGCCATGGATGAAGACAAACAACGATTACACCGGATTTG GTTTCCTTCGAAAGGAGTTTTATCAGCTGTACGCAGACTATCACATGAAATTCTTAGACGTGTACAAAAGCTACGGACTTGAGATGTGGGCAATTTCCACGGGGAATGAACCGTCCAATGGTATAATACCACTAAATGGTTTCAATAGTTTGGGATGGACTCCAAACCAAATGGGCAAATGGATAGCTGAAAATCTAGGGCCAACCCTACGCAACACGGAACATAACAAAACTAAGATTCTTGCACTGGACGATCAAAGATTCAGTTTGCCCTGGTATGTGAACCTGGTGTTCGCGAATAAGGTAGCAAAAGATTATACCGATGGAATCGCCATACATTGGTATTGGGACAGTCTTCCCGCATGGGTCGTAGACAGAATGCATATCGATCATCCTGAGAAATTCATCATCATGACCGAAGCGTCGGTTG GCGACAAGCCTTGGAATTTTAAGAAGGTCGTGTTGGGATCCTGGAAACGGGGGGAACAGTACATTGAGGACATAATAGAA AACCTGGAGCACTGGGTGACGGGATGGGTAGACTGGAATCTGGCCCTGGACGAAAAGGGAGGCCCTAACTGGAAGAAGAACTTCGTGGATTCTGCAATCATCATTAAGGCTGATAATGATGAATTTTACAAACAACCGATGTACTACGCGATCGCACACTTCAGCAAATTTATACCGCGGAATTCATTGAGGATAGACACCACTAAAAGCTCGAAGTACATCAAAACTGTGGGCTTTAGGACACCGGACAATAATTCGGTCTTAGTGCTGTACAATAC GCGCAGCAAAAAACGTAGTGTAAGCATTAGGGATCCAGAAAGAGGAAACATTTACCTAAGTTTGCCGCCGAAATCGATTCACACTATTGTTTATAAATAG
- the LOC105686804 gene encoding 28S ribosomal protein S30, mitochondrial, whose protein sequence is MSLMRVNPRSYVRLSTIFREGKRLHSVVAKEVEYSDPPQYPPILDLSLKAKEKRRHESWHEEIKKLNTVEEKLMKINMPRYYGWKSLMLFEHLIPYNSESLAQFITRTHLIQEPGLPKYYDRVMAPEKIEEIVQRIKKQIEETILLEYNYRKREQEIEAVDEKKSELLNNARTEALVRQINRILLATLASDLPHLLEAQIDDEPRVEAFWFAGGIEPPKAVRKFKESVPWLKDYANDPLSTKIQYKGEPILQLRHDLPLKEIVSLSESENPVFTVPEFRFDPRVLGYEFKYVHGTNIPGFWPGDPSEFGLMSYHNRNHLDKRSVKFKDDEDALNVQAIYASYSWLLSQACYQGFSTFTDLTYPLLTQTVITNGQSWSLYAYQLNTTLVNSEHADTNPRKNLCWTSGSMKLFEGIEDGKLVGLNDDVLKTLIKFYANVPQKREGVNMKPYLGTSEQKIADITDPERRAWLEKYFKHMYSNRPRHFLREEIDHWEKIYKIDFKTRFMDKKLTKWEHGYRHSARKYDDHLPTYIPKCLRPGGPKSRNKWAKTYYP, encoded by the exons ATGTCGCTGATGCGAGTGAACCCACGATCATACGTGAGGCTGTCGACAATATTTCGAGAAGGAAAACGACTTCACTCTGTTGTGGCCAAAGAAGTTGAATACTCTGATCCACCACAGTATCCACCAATTTTGGATCTTTCGTTGAAagccaaagaaaaaagaagacacgAGTCTTGgcatgaagaaataaaaaaattgaatacagTAGAGGAAAAACTAATGAAGATAAATATGCCCCGTTACTATGGATGGAAATCTCTCATGTTATTTGAACATTTGATACCGTACAACTCAGAATCGCTCGCACAGTTTATTACCAGAACTCATCTGATTCAAGAACCGGGACTTCCTAAATACTATGATCGTGTTATGGCTCctgagaaaatagaagaaatagtacaacgaatcaaaaaacaaatagaggAGACGATATTATTAGAATACAATTATAGAAA AAGAGAGCAGGAAATAGAAgcagtagatgaaaaaaaatctgagttATTGAACAATGCACGAACAGAAGCACTTGTACGTCAAATCAACAGAATTTTGCTTGCCACCTTAGCCTCTGATTTACCTCATCTACTAGAGGCTCAAATTGATGATGAACCCCGTGTGGAAGCCTTCTGGTTCGCAGGAGGGATAGAACCCCCAAAAGCTGtgagaaaatttaaagaaTCAGTACCATGGTTGAAAGATTATGCAAATGATCCTCTGAGTACTAAGATTCAGTACAAAGGTGAACCAATTCTACAACTCAGACATGATCTGCCTCTGAAAGAAATTGTTAGCCTTAGTGAATCAGAAAACCCAGTATTCACAGTTCCTGAATTTAGATTCGATCCCAGAGTTCTAGGTTACGAATTTAAATATGTTCATGGAACTAACATACCTGGCTTCTGGCCTGGAGATCCAAGTGAATTTGGACTCATGTCGTACCACAATCGAAACCACCTTGACAAGAGGTCGGTCAAATTcaaagatgatgaagatgCCCTCAATGTACAAGCTATATATGCCTCGTACAGTTGGCTACTCTCTCAAGCCTGCTATCAAG GGTTTTCCACATTTACCGATTTGACGTATCCTTTATTAACACAAACTGTCATAACCAATGGCCAATCATGGTCACTTTATGCATACCAATTGAATACGACGTTAGTGAATTCCGAGCATGCTGACACAAATCCTCGTAAGAATTTGTGCTGGACTTCAGGGTCTATGAAGCTCTTTGAAGGGATTGAAGACGGAAAACTAGTTGGCTTGAACGATGATGTATTAAAaacgttaattaaattttacgcGAATGTACCGCAAAAGCGAGAAGGCGTTAATATGAAACCTTATCTTGGTACTTCGGAGCAAAAAATTGCAGATATAACAGATCCGGAAAGGAGAGCATGGCTCGAGAAATACTTCAAACACATGTATTCCAACAGGCCAAGACACTT CCTGAGAGAGGAAATCGATCATTGGGAGAAGATTTATAAGATCGATTTCAAAACACGATTCATGGATAAAAAACTAACTAAATGGGAACACGGTTACAGACACTCGGCCAGGAAATATGATGACCATTTGCCAACGTATATACCTAAATGTTTAAGGCCGGGAGGACCGAAAAGTAGAAATAAGTGGGCGAAAACCTATTATCCTTGA